In Melanotaenia boesemani isolate fMelBoe1 chromosome 16, fMelBoe1.pri, whole genome shotgun sequence, the following proteins share a genomic window:
- the klhdc3 gene encoding kelch domain-containing protein 3 isoform X1, producing MLRWSVHLEGGPRRVNHAAVAVGHKVYSFGGYCSGEDYETLRQIDVHVFNTVSLRWMKLPPVRTGGHEHAREVPYMRYGHTAVLLDDTIYLWGGRNDTEGACNVLYAFDVNNHRWYTPKVSGTVPGARDGHSACVLGKAMYIFGGYEQLADCFSNDIHRLDTITMVWSLINARGAPARWRDFHSATIIGTKMFVFGGRADRFGPFHSNNEIYCNKIKVFDTETNCWLSTPSTQPLPEGRRSHSAFSYNGELYIFGGYNARLDRHFNDLWKFNPEAFCWKKIEPKGKGPCSRRRQCCCMVGDRIILFGGTSPCPEQGMGDEFNLMDHSDLYILDFSPNLKTLCKIAVIQYSLEQAGLPHDIRWELAAMTTNSNISRPIFSSHG from the exons ATGTTGCGCTGGTCGGTGCACCTTGAAGGAGGGCCGCGGAGAGTCAACCATGCTGCTGTGGCGGTGGGGCACAAGGTGTACTCCTTTGGAGGCTACTGTTCTGGAGAGGACTATGAGACACTACGTCAAATTGATGTGCATGTCTTCAACACTG tgtcgTTGCGCTGGATGAAGTTGCCTCCAGTTAGGACGGGAGGACACGAACACGCCCGTGAAGTGCCGTATATGCGTTATGGACACACAGCCGTGCTGTTGGATGATACTATCTACCTCTGGGGTGGGCGCAACGATACAGAGGGGGCCTGCAATGTGCTGTATGCCTTTGATGTCA ATAACCACAGATGGTACACGCCTAAGGTTTCGGGGACAGTCCCTGGGGCAAGGGATGGCCACTCCGCCTGTGTCTTGGGGAAGGCAATGTATATATTTGGAGGATATGAGCAGCTG GCTGACTGCTTCTCCAACGACATCCACAGGCTGGATACCATCACCATGGTTTGGTCATTAATTAATGCCAGA GGTGCTCCGGCACGATGGAGAGACTTTCACTCAGCCACCATCATAGGgacaaaaatgtttgtgtttggagGCAGGGCAGACCGCTTTGGTCCCTTCCACTCCAACAACGAGATCTACTGCAACAAGATCAAAGTGTTTGACACAGAGACCAACTGCTGGCTGAGCACCCCTTCAACACAGCCATTGCCAGAGGGACGCAGGAGTCACTCAGCCT TTTCCTACAACGGGGAGCTCTACATATTTGGAGGATACAATGCCCGTCTGGACCGGCACTTCAATGATCTCTGGAAATTCAATCCAG AAGCCttctgctggaaaaaaatagagCCAAAGGGGAAAGGCCCATGTTCGCGGAGGCGACAATGCTGTTGTATGGTTGGTGATCGAATCATCCTCTTCGGAGGAACTAG CCCCTGTCCAGAGCAAGGAATGGGGGATGAATTTAACCTCATGGATCATTCAGACCTATATATCTTAGACTTCA gcCCTAATTTGAAGACGTTATGCAAAATAGCTGTTATTCAGTACAGTCTGGAGCAGGCTGGACTCCCACATGATATCAG GTGGGAACTGGCAGCCATGACGACCAACAGCAACATCAGCAGACCCATCTTCTCCTCACATGGCTGA
- the klhdc3 gene encoding kelch domain-containing protein 3 isoform X2 — MKLPPVRTGGHEHAREVPYMRYGHTAVLLDDTIYLWGGRNDTEGACNVLYAFDVNNHRWYTPKVSGTVPGARDGHSACVLGKAMYIFGGYEQLADCFSNDIHRLDTITMVWSLINARGAPARWRDFHSATIIGTKMFVFGGRADRFGPFHSNNEIYCNKIKVFDTETNCWLSTPSTQPLPEGRRSHSAFSYNGELYIFGGYNARLDRHFNDLWKFNPEAFCWKKIEPKGKGPCSRRRQCCCMVGDRIILFGGTSPCPEQGMGDEFNLMDHSDLYILDFSPNLKTLCKIAVIQYSLEQAGLPHDIRWELAAMTTNSNISRPIFSSHG, encoded by the exons ATGAAGTTGCCTCCAGTTAGGACGGGAGGACACGAACACGCCCGTGAAGTGCCGTATATGCGTTATGGACACACAGCCGTGCTGTTGGATGATACTATCTACCTCTGGGGTGGGCGCAACGATACAGAGGGGGCCTGCAATGTGCTGTATGCCTTTGATGTCA ATAACCACAGATGGTACACGCCTAAGGTTTCGGGGACAGTCCCTGGGGCAAGGGATGGCCACTCCGCCTGTGTCTTGGGGAAGGCAATGTATATATTTGGAGGATATGAGCAGCTG GCTGACTGCTTCTCCAACGACATCCACAGGCTGGATACCATCACCATGGTTTGGTCATTAATTAATGCCAGA GGTGCTCCGGCACGATGGAGAGACTTTCACTCAGCCACCATCATAGGgacaaaaatgtttgtgtttggagGCAGGGCAGACCGCTTTGGTCCCTTCCACTCCAACAACGAGATCTACTGCAACAAGATCAAAGTGTTTGACACAGAGACCAACTGCTGGCTGAGCACCCCTTCAACACAGCCATTGCCAGAGGGACGCAGGAGTCACTCAGCCT TTTCCTACAACGGGGAGCTCTACATATTTGGAGGATACAATGCCCGTCTGGACCGGCACTTCAATGATCTCTGGAAATTCAATCCAG AAGCCttctgctggaaaaaaatagagCCAAAGGGGAAAGGCCCATGTTCGCGGAGGCGACAATGCTGTTGTATGGTTGGTGATCGAATCATCCTCTTCGGAGGAACTAG CCCCTGTCCAGAGCAAGGAATGGGGGATGAATTTAACCTCATGGATCATTCAGACCTATATATCTTAGACTTCA gcCCTAATTTGAAGACGTTATGCAAAATAGCTGTTATTCAGTACAGTCTGGAGCAGGCTGGACTCCCACATGATATCAG GTGGGAACTGGCAGCCATGACGACCAACAGCAACATCAGCAGACCCATCTTCTCCTCACATGGCTGA